One Pyrofollis japonicus DNA window includes the following coding sequences:
- a CDS encoding aspartate aminotransferase family protein, giving the protein MVLELFRYYGSRGLRIARASMQYVWDTNGTRYLDAHTGHGVAFLGHNNPRIVSRLRRQLNELTICSPSFECSVQQEAVEKLSRVAPPGADTVLFANSGAEAVETALKIAWAYTGRRKVVAFKGSFHGRTLGALSVTWSPSYRKGFPVLEDVEFIPYNAEPYVVEKAVDENTAAIIVEPVLGEGGVVLAEKGFLEAVKKVARENGAVLIVDEVQTGFGRTGRTWCLEHYGIRPDIVTAGKALGGGFPVSAVFTRRELAESLRGGRHGSTYAGNPLALAAVSAAVDVLLEEGVAVRAAEAGKALLDALVDRVGGNRLVRDIRGKGLMIGVELRKQPLPVLKCMQDRFHVLALRAGITVVRLLPPYSIGLGDVEAIVGAIRGCLEG; this is encoded by the coding sequence TTGGTTCTCGAGCTCTTCCGCTACTACGGGTCGCGTGGGCTGCGCATAGCTCGCGCAAGCATGCAGTATGTTTGGGACACTAATGGGACAAGGTACCTGGATGCACACACGGGTCATGGCGTTGCTTTCCTCGGGCACAATAATCCCAGGATTGTCTCTAGGCTTAGGAGGCAGCTTAACGAGCTAACGATATGTAGTCCCTCCTTCGAGTGTAGTGTTCAGCAAGAGGCCGTGGAGAAGCTCAGCAGAGTCGCGCCGCCCGGAGCCGATACCGTCTTGTTCGCTAATAGTGGAGCGGAGGCCGTGGAGACTGCCCTCAAGATAGCATGGGCCTATACGGGGAGGAGAAAGGTTGTAGCCTTCAAGGGCTCCTTTCATGGCCGGACGCTGGGCGCGTTGAGCGTCACGTGGAGCCCTAGCTATAGGAAAGGGTTCCCCGTCCTGGAGGACGTTGAGTTTATCCCTTACAACGCTGAGCCCTATGTGGTTGAGAAGGCTGTTGACGAGAATACTGCAGCTATTATAGTTGAGCCTGTCCTCGGGGAAGGCGGTGTTGTCCTGGCGGAGAAGGGGTTCTTAGAAGCTGTTAAGAAGGTGGCAAGGGAGAATGGTGCTGTCCTCATAGTGGATGAGGTCCAGACTGGGTTCGGTAGGACGGGGCGTACGTGGTGCCTAGAGCACTATGGTATTAGGCCTGACATTGTTACTGCTGGCAAGGCTCTTGGTGGAGGTTTCCCTGTCTCGGCGGTATTTACTAGGAGGGAGCTGGCTGAGAGCCTTCGTGGAGGACGGCATGGGTCAACTTATGCCGGGAATCCTCTTGCCTTAGCGGCGGTCTCTGCTGCAGTAGACGTTTTGCTTGAAGAAGGTGTTGCTGTGCGTGCAGCTGAGGCTGGGAAGGCGCTGCTTGATGCCCTTGTTGACAGGGTTGGCGGGAACCGGCTTGTCCGCGATATCCGGGGCAAGGGGCTCATGATTGGCGTCGAGCTCCGTAAGCAGCCCCTTCCCGTCCTCAAGTGTATGCAGGATAGGTTCCATGTGCTCGCCCTGCGTGCAGGTATTACAGTTGTACGTCTGCTCCCACCATATAGTATAGGTCTTGGGGACGTGGAGGCGATAGTAGGTGCGATTCGCGGATGCCTTGAGGGCTGA
- a CDS encoding M20/M25/M40 family metallo-hydrolase, whose translation MRFADALRAEDILKTLYSVVSIPSPSGNEGRVVKALIDIAESMGLDAWVDRATNFYAAPRNAPSQPLILLASHVDTVRDWFPASLEDGAVRGRGAVDAKGPLVSMIYAVATLARIDDSLPVWVAGFVGEEADSPGAKYFLETGPRSIRHIVIGEPTGTTRIAIGYRGSARIAVACSGRGGHSASPWMGESALLKAAKIVEELAARKPSVAEVTFTPTRLVAGEGDNVVPMKAELILDTRIPPGKDLGNALEELQRILPTGCEARAMGEYVPPVKVSLNKPVPRALVRAILRIGEKPRPVVKAGTSDMNYLVRMTDSIAAYGPGDPSLAHTRLERITGEELLKAIQVYVEAVLELLRGKNTLG comes from the coding sequence GTGCGATTCGCGGATGCCTTGAGGGCTGAGGACATCCTAAAGACTCTGTACAGTGTAGTCTCTATTCCTAGCCCCTCTGGGAATGAGGGCAGAGTAGTAAAGGCTTTAATCGACATAGCGGAGTCCATGGGGCTCGATGCATGGGTTGACAGGGCTACTAACTTCTACGCAGCACCGCGCAACGCGCCCAGCCAGCCACTCATACTCCTCGCGAGCCACGTGGATACTGTGAGGGACTGGTTCCCAGCGAGCCTTGAAGACGGCGCAGTAAGGGGTAGGGGTGCTGTTGATGCCAAGGGGCCCCTTGTGTCAATGATCTACGCTGTCGCAACGCTTGCTAGAATTGATGATTCTTTGCCGGTCTGGGTTGCTGGCTTTGTGGGTGAAGAGGCGGATAGCCCGGGCGCAAAATACTTCCTCGAAACCGGGCCCCGCAGCATTAGACACATAGTAATAGGCGAACCAACTGGCACGACCAGAATAGCAATAGGGTATAGGGGCTCAGCGAGGATAGCTGTAGCGTGCAGCGGGAGAGGAGGGCATAGTGCTTCTCCATGGATGGGTGAGTCTGCGCTGCTCAAGGCGGCGAAGATAGTTGAAGAACTGGCTGCTAGGAAGCCCTCGGTCGCCGAGGTAACCTTTACCCCCACGAGGCTCGTTGCAGGGGAAGGAGACAACGTTGTCCCAATGAAGGCAGAGCTAATTCTAGACACACGCATCCCTCCCGGAAAAGACCTGGGCAACGCCCTCGAAGAGCTGCAGCGTATCCTGCCTACGGGCTGCGAAGCCAGAGCCATGGGAGAGTACGTGCCCCCCGTCAAGGTCTCTCTTAACAAGCCTGTTCCCCGTGCACTCGTAAGAGCGATACTAAGGATCGGGGAGAAGCCGAGACCAGTAGTGAAGGCAGGTACAAGCGATATGAACTACCTGGTAAGGATGACAGATAGTATTGCAGCATACGGTCCAGGCGACCCCAGTCTTGCACATACAAGGCTTGAGAGGATAACTGGCGAGGAATTATTGAAGGCCATCCAAGTATACGTTGAGGCTGTACTGGAGCTTCTAAGGGGGAAGAACACACTGGGATAA
- the rbcL gene encoding type III ribulose-bisphosphate carboxylase, translating to MPEFEPYHAFVDTSFKPDPEEHIIVTYRAIPSEGFSATDVAGAIAAESSVGTWTTLYEWYSRERVEKLKGIAYEIRGLGDGSYLVRVAYPVDLFEEGNIAGFMASVAGNVYGMKRIKKLRLEDIYFPKKFLEYFKGPNKGLPGVREIFRVYDRPIVGTVPKPKVGYSPDEAERVAYEILVGGMDYIKDDENLTSPKFCRFEARAKAIMRAIEKAEKETGERKVWFANITSDVREMEKRLKLVADYGNPYVMVDVVIAGWSTVTYIRDLAEEYGLAIHGHRAFHAAFTRDPYHGASMFVLAKLYRIIGIDQLHIGVPGVGKMEAKTIEVLSNANVLREKTFKPLEGDEVRLPQDFHHIKPAVPVSSGGLHPGNIPDVIKHLGIDLVLQVGGGVLGHPDGPRAGAAAVRQAIEATIKGIELEEYAKTHTELRRALEKWGRAKPA from the coding sequence ATGCCGGAATTCGAACCCTACCATGCATTCGTCGACACCTCTTTCAAACCCGACCCTGAGGAGCACATCATAGTAACATATCGCGCTATTCCCTCTGAAGGCTTCAGTGCCACCGATGTAGCTGGAGCCATAGCGGCAGAGAGCAGTGTAGGCACCTGGACAACACTCTATGAGTGGTATTCTCGTGAACGAGTCGAGAAACTCAAGGGCATTGCTTATGAGATACGCGGCCTCGGTGATGGAAGCTACTTGGTGAGAGTAGCATACCCTGTGGACTTGTTCGAGGAAGGAAACATAGCTGGCTTCATGGCCTCTGTGGCGGGCAACGTCTATGGAATGAAAAGGATTAAGAAGCTAAGACTCGAGGACATCTACTTCCCGAAGAAGTTTCTCGAGTACTTTAAGGGCCCGAACAAGGGTCTTCCAGGCGTACGCGAAATATTCCGCGTCTACGACCGCCCTATAGTCGGCACGGTTCCAAAGCCCAAGGTTGGTTATTCTCCCGATGAGGCGGAGAGAGTAGCGTACGAGATACTCGTTGGTGGAATGGACTACATAAAGGACGATGAAAACCTCACAAGCCCCAAGTTTTGCCGTTTCGAGGCACGGGCAAAGGCGATAATGAGGGCTATCGAGAAGGCAGAGAAAGAGACCGGTGAGAGGAAAGTCTGGTTTGCAAACATAACCAGCGATGTAAGAGAAATGGAGAAGAGGCTTAAACTCGTAGCAGACTACGGAAATCCATACGTAATGGTTGACGTCGTCATCGCGGGTTGGAGCACAGTAACATACATCCGCGACCTCGCCGAGGAATACGGCCTAGCAATCCACGGCCACAGAGCATTCCACGCAGCCTTCACGCGCGACCCGTACCACGGCGCATCAATGTTCGTCCTAGCAAAGCTCTACCGCATCATAGGCATAGACCAGCTACACATAGGCGTACCAGGAGTAGGAAAAATGGAGGCAAAGACCATAGAGGTGTTAAGCAACGCTAACGTCCTAAGAGAGAAAACCTTCAAGCCCCTTGAAGGCGACGAGGTCCGCCTACCTCAAGACTTCCACCACATAAAGCCAGCAGTCCCGGTATCCTCCGGCGGCCTGCACCCCGGAAACATCCCAGACGTGATAAAGCACCTAGGCATAGACCTAGTCCTCCAAGTAGGCGGCGGCGTCCTCGGTCACCCCGACGGTCCTAGGGCGGGAGCAGCAGCTGTTAGACAAGCCATAGAGGCTACAATAAAGGGAATAGAGCTAGAAGAATACGCGAAGACACACACTGAGCTGAGAAGAGCCCTAGAGAAGTGGGGTAGGGCAAAGCCTGCTTAG
- the ppsA gene encoding phosphoenolpyruvate synthase → MSASEPIIIWIENLRATDTELAGGKGANLGELVTAGVPVPPGFVVTSKAYKLFLEKSGLQEKIAKLLEGLDVNNTEQLEKVSEEIRRLIMKAEMPKDVEEAIRKAYRKLGEKIGIKDPLVAVRSSAVAEDLPEASFAGQQETYLNVKGEDNVIDRVKACWASVFTARAIFYREQMGIDHLKAYMAVVVQKMVNARSAGVMFTIHPVTGNPDVVVIESSWGLGEAVVGGKVTPDEFVVDKKTLEIKEKRISEKKIMITYDPETGKNVEMAVPEEMAKKPSLSDDEVKQLAKYGIQIENHYKHPMDIEWAIDKDIAPPNNIFIVQARYETVWSRKKEKAETRKEEAKTAEHKILAKGLPASPGVATGVARVILDPHSPEAHEFREGDILVTRMTDPDWVPLMKKAAAIVTDEGGMTSHAAIVSRELGIPAVVGTGNATKVIKTGMLVTVDGGLGVVYEGRVEIGKKKKEVKAAAALSPEVLHDLYPVTATKIYMNLGQPEAIDRYVDLPFDGIGLMRIEFILSDWIGYHPVYLIEQGKPDYFVNRLAEGIAKVASAIYPRPVVVRFSDFKTNEYRGLKGGEKYEPEERNPMLGWRGVSRYIHPAYEKAFRLEVQAVRKVREEMGLKNVWVMLPFVRTTWEVEKVLHIMAEEGLERSKDFKVWIMAEVPSVVFLVDEFAKLVDGFSIGSNDLTQLVLGVDRDSQLLAEMGYFDERDPAVLRAIKMLIEGAHRHGRTVSICGQAPSVYPEIVEFLVEAGIDSISVNPDAVIATRRLVASIERKVMLRRLERIEDALRKLGKL, encoded by the coding sequence TTGTCGGCTTCCGAACCTATTATAATATGGATAGAAAATCTCAGAGCAACTGATACAGAGCTAGCTGGAGGCAAAGGAGCTAACCTAGGCGAGCTCGTTACTGCCGGTGTTCCAGTTCCACCAGGCTTTGTGGTGACATCGAAAGCCTACAAACTCTTTCTGGAGAAAAGCGGGCTCCAGGAGAAGATCGCTAAGCTTCTCGAAGGCCTCGACGTGAACAACACGGAGCAGCTCGAAAAGGTTAGCGAAGAGATCAGAAGACTCATCATGAAGGCTGAGATGCCCAAGGATGTCGAGGAAGCTATTAGGAAAGCGTATAGAAAGCTCGGCGAAAAAATAGGGATCAAGGATCCCCTGGTCGCTGTGAGGAGCAGCGCGGTAGCCGAGGACCTGCCCGAGGCAAGCTTTGCCGGACAGCAAGAGACTTACCTTAACGTGAAGGGGGAAGACAACGTAATTGACCGGGTTAAGGCTTGCTGGGCAAGCGTCTTTACAGCAAGAGCCATATTCTACAGGGAGCAAATGGGCATAGATCATCTAAAAGCATACATGGCCGTAGTTGTCCAAAAAATGGTCAACGCGCGCTCAGCCGGAGTAATGTTCACCATCCACCCGGTTACTGGCAACCCAGATGTTGTCGTCATCGAGTCTTCGTGGGGACTTGGGGAGGCAGTAGTAGGCGGCAAGGTTACTCCGGATGAATTCGTTGTAGACAAGAAGACCCTGGAGATCAAGGAGAAGAGAATAAGCGAGAAGAAGATTATGATAACCTATGACCCTGAAACGGGTAAGAATGTTGAAATGGCGGTTCCCGAGGAGATGGCGAAGAAGCCGAGCCTAAGCGACGACGAGGTAAAGCAGTTGGCTAAGTACGGTATACAGATAGAGAACCACTACAAGCACCCCATGGACATCGAGTGGGCTATTGACAAGGACATTGCACCGCCCAATAACATCTTCATTGTCCAGGCGAGATACGAGACGGTTTGGAGCCGCAAGAAGGAGAAGGCAGAAACAAGGAAAGAGGAGGCCAAGACAGCGGAACACAAGATCTTAGCCAAGGGTTTGCCCGCTAGTCCTGGCGTAGCTACCGGAGTCGCAAGAGTCATACTTGACCCGCACAGCCCTGAAGCCCACGAGTTCCGCGAGGGCGATATCCTCGTAACCCGGATGACTGACCCAGACTGGGTACCATTGATGAAGAAGGCCGCTGCAATAGTGACGGATGAGGGAGGAATGACTAGCCACGCAGCAATAGTCTCCAGGGAGCTCGGCATACCAGCCGTCGTAGGAACCGGGAATGCCACCAAGGTGATAAAGACCGGCATGCTGGTCACGGTTGACGGTGGCCTCGGAGTAGTCTATGAGGGCAGAGTAGAGATCGGGAAGAAAAAGAAGGAGGTCAAGGCTGCGGCGGCGCTGAGCCCAGAAGTGCTCCACGACCTATACCCTGTCACGGCGACAAAGATATACATGAACCTTGGCCAGCCGGAAGCTATTGACAGGTACGTTGATTTACCATTCGACGGTATAGGGTTGATGAGGATAGAGTTCATTCTCTCTGACTGGATAGGCTATCACCCAGTCTACTTGATTGAGCAGGGTAAACCAGATTACTTCGTAAATAGGCTTGCCGAGGGCATAGCAAAGGTCGCTAGCGCCATTTATCCAAGACCAGTGGTTGTAAGGTTCAGCGACTTCAAGACCAACGAGTACCGTGGCTTGAAGGGCGGTGAGAAATACGAGCCAGAGGAGCGCAACCCTATGCTTGGATGGAGAGGCGTATCACGTTACATTCACCCAGCCTACGAGAAGGCGTTCCGACTAGAGGTGCAAGCCGTCAGGAAGGTAAGGGAGGAGATGGGGCTCAAGAATGTATGGGTAATGCTGCCATTTGTCCGAACCACGTGGGAGGTAGAGAAAGTACTACACATAATGGCCGAGGAGGGCCTTGAGAGGAGCAAGGACTTCAAAGTATGGATCATGGCCGAGGTTCCGAGTGTCGTATTCCTCGTAGATGAATTTGCGAAACTAGTAGATGGGTTCAGCATAGGCAGCAACGACCTAACCCAGCTAGTACTAGGTGTAGACAGAGACTCACAGCTCCTAGCAGAAATGGGGTACTTTGATGAGAGAGACCCAGCGGTACTAAGAGCCATAAAGATGCTGATAGAGGGCGCTCACCGCCACGGTAGGACTGTGTCTATCTGCGGCCAGGCGCCAAGCGTGTACCCAGAGATAGTCGAGTTCCTAGTAGAGGCGGGAATCGATAGTATAAGCGTTAACCCCGACGCAGTGATAGCAACGAGGAGACTGGTGGCCTCAATAGAGCGCAAGGTTATGCTACGACGCCTAGAGAGAATCGAGGACGCGTTGAGAAAGCTGGGAAAGCTCTAG
- a CDS encoding ArsA family ATPase, giving the protein MLLISLWGKGGVGKSTIAAALSTIAASSGKNILLLSTDPVPAAKRLLCGDKEAETGKALCRGIEVIELSEEDVKKLWIKRFGDEVYEVVSSFLPVDKWIIDYVAGAPGIADQFLLYYVYELVRSGRYDVIVWDTVAAGGSIRMLRIEEELYTHMGDAAKLYLRIKGVLDRIRRGHRDPLELIDEWRGLARGILDMFASSIHRPLLVAEPTELAAAVTMSIYRELCTHNVIPRGLVINKVLMENPCRDCSLLEEVVEEHKNSLKSLDEIKLRKYIVPFIEARGFKRIEAVAAGLEKQGIWKDIAS; this is encoded by the coding sequence TTGCTCCTAATAAGCCTATGGGGCAAAGGGGGTGTCGGCAAATCAACTATCGCGGCAGCTCTCTCCACAATTGCTGCAAGCAGCGGTAAGAACATACTACTATTATCTACTGACCCCGTGCCAGCTGCCAAGCGACTCCTATGCGGAGACAAAGAAGCAGAAACTGGTAAGGCTCTTTGCAGAGGCATAGAGGTCATTGAGCTAAGCGAGGAGGATGTTAAGAAGCTCTGGATTAAGAGATTCGGCGATGAAGTCTATGAAGTTGTCTCATCGTTTCTCCCAGTAGACAAGTGGATCATTGACTATGTCGCAGGTGCACCAGGTATTGCTGATCAATTTCTACTATACTACGTCTATGAGCTTGTTAGAAGCGGCCGCTATGACGTGATTGTCTGGGACACGGTAGCAGCAGGCGGCAGCATCAGGATGCTTCGTATAGAAGAAGAACTCTATACACACATGGGCGACGCTGCTAAGCTATATCTAAGAATTAAAGGCGTATTGGACCGTATCCGCCGCGGGCACAGAGACCCTCTCGAGCTAATAGACGAGTGGCGCGGGCTTGCAAGAGGAATACTTGACATGTTTGCCTCAAGTATCCACCGTCCCTTATTGGTAGCCGAGCCAACAGAACTGGCTGCGGCAGTTACTATGAGCATATACCGAGAACTCTGTACTCATAACGTGATTCCCAGAGGCCTGGTAATTAACAAGGTCCTCATGGAAAACCCTTGTAGGGACTGTAGCCTCTTAGAAGAAGTTGTAGAAGAGCATAAGAACTCTCTGAAAAGCCTCGACGAGATAAAGCTAAGGAAATACATTGTGCCATTCATCGAGGCTAGGGGATTTAAGAGAATAGAAGCCGTAGCAGCCGGCCTCGAAAAACAAGGGATCTGGAAGGATATTGCCTCATAA